One region of Salvelinus sp. IW2-2015 linkage group LG1, ASM291031v2, whole genome shotgun sequence genomic DNA includes:
- the rbbp9 gene encoding serine hydrolase RBBP9 codes for MPLTKAIIVPGNGAGDVERSNWYGWAKKQINKIPDMTCLLSNMPDPVTARESIWLPFIQEELQCDEETVIIGHSSGAAAAMRYAETHNVFGLILVGAYTSDLGDENERESGYFSRPWEWEQMRRNVGHIVQFGSTDDPFLPWEEQQAVAEGLGAVLHKYTDRGHFQNTQFPELIDAVRKLRAAA; via the exons ATGCCACTGACGAAAGCGATAATTGTCCCAGGAAATGGAGCTGGAGATGTAGAGCGGTCCAATTGGTATGGATGGGCCAAAAAACAGATAAATAAG ATTCCAGATATGACCTGCCTGTTGAGCAACATGCCTGACCCAG TGACAGCCAGAGAGAGCATATGGTTGCCATTCATTCAGGAGGAGCTCCAATGTGATGAGGAGACTGTCATCATTGGCCACAGCTCTGGGGCAGCTGCAGCCATGAG GTATGCAGAAACACACAACGTGTTTGGCCTCATTCTGGTGGGTGCCTATACTTCTGACCTGGgagatgagaatgagagagagagtg GATATTTTAGCCGGCCATGGGAGTGGGAGCAAATGAGAAGAAACGTTGGGCACATCGTTCAGTTTGGCTCCACGGATGACCCCTTCCTGCCTTGGGAGGAGCAGCAAGCTGTGGCCGAGGGCCTGGGCGCGGTGCTGCACAAATACACAGACCGAGGACACTTCCAGAACACACAATTCCCTGAGCTCATTGACGCAGTGCGAAAGCTGAGGGCAGCTGCTTAA